The genomic stretch TTTTATTGCATATAAATTTCTCgactttattctttttcttttttttttaaagggaacTAGCAAAATTGAAATGATATATCTCGATTTCCCTTCAACGGAAACAATAATAGACTGTAATGGAAAAGCCTTCAAGAAGATGAAAAATCTCAAAACACTTATCATAAAAAATGGTTATTTATCCAAAGGTGCCCGACATCTTCCAAGTGGTCTGAGAGTATTAGAATTGCCAAGATATCGTTTAGGATGTATACCTTTTAGCATTTCGAACAAAGTAAGttaaatacatttatttttttacCATGCATATTTATAAATTCATAAGAGATTATTCATTTGATTATTATTTGTTTCGTTTTTTGTTTATGCAGACATTTGAGAAgatgaaaattttaaaacttaacaATTGTGAACACTTAACAAATATATCTGACGTGTCGTGTCTCCCAAATTTAGAAATTTTTTCATTCAAAAAGTGCAAGAATTTAATTTCAATCGATGAGTCTATTGGCTTCCTCGATAAGCTTCAAATATTGAATGCTGAGGGTTGTGACAAGTTATCGAGTTTTCCACCTTTGAAGTTGAACTCTCTTCAAGAACTAGAACTTTCATGTTGTACAAGTCTCAAGAAATTTCCTCAAATATTGGACAAGATGAATAATATCAACTATATAACTTTGAGAGACACTGGCATAAAAGAATTTCCATCCTCATTTCAAAATCTTACCAAACTTCATAGCTTATCGATACGTGGACATGGAAAACTTATATTTCCATGTAGCATTCTCATGATGTCAAATTTGTCCGAAGTTGAAATTGAGGGTTATAGTCGATTAGTCACAAAACCGTATGATGAACTGAGTTCCTTGTTGTCTTCCAATGTGAAAGAGATTTTTATTGAAACAAGCAAAGATAAATTTCTATCAGTGGCTCTCACCTTGTTTTCTAATGTGGAAACCTTAAACTTATCCAACAGCGATATCAAAATTCTTCCTGAATGCATAAAAAAATGTTGCTTTCTAAAGAACATTTATTTGGATGGTTGCATATATCTTGAAGAAATAAGAGGGATTCCGCCAAATCTTAAAAGATTGTCATTGGGGGGCGACTTATTGACTTCATCGAGTAAAAGCATGCTAGTGAATCAGgtattgttgtttttttgtttcttaTATAACCCATTGATTTATTATTTCATGATTCATCACGATGTAATTTATGTTATTGTAAAAAACATATAGGAACTGCATGAAGCTGGAGGCACTGAGTTTCGTTTTCCATCATCCCAAAGCGAGTTGATTCCGGAGTGGTTTGAGCATCAAAGTAGAGAACGGTCTATTTC from Vicia villosa cultivar HV-30 ecotype Madison, WI linkage group LG4, Vvil1.0, whole genome shotgun sequence encodes the following:
- the LOC131594483 gene encoding disease resistance protein Roq1-like, translated to MIYLDFPSTETIIDCNGKAFKKMKNLKTLIIKNGYLSKGARHLPSGLRVLELPRYRLGCIPFSISNKTFEKMKILKLNNCEHLTNISDVSCLPNLEIFSFKKCKNLISIDESIGFLDKLQILNAEGCDKLSSFPPLKLNSLQELELSCCTSLKKFPQILDKMNNINYITLRDTGIKEFPSSFQNLTKLHSLSIRGHGKLIFPCSILMMSNLSEVEIEGYSRLVTKPYDELSSLLSSNVKEIFIETSKDKFLSVALTLFSNVETLNLSNSDIKILPECIKKCCFLKNIYLDGCIYLEEIRGIPPNLKRLSLGGDLLTSSSKSMLVNQELHEAGGTEFRFPSSQSELIPEWFEHQSRERSISFSFRNNFPSLVFYFSFISMDEWFLELVSGLRVYFLINDYAYTLDVLKFGNPIDVLGEYTYIFSSDWKKWLELGDYTPKGHPELKSMLDDALLKNEWIHAEVEIVAYWNDDDDDDIVVES